The following proteins are co-located in the Dietzia timorensis genome:
- the panD gene encoding aspartate 1-decarboxylase, whose translation MQRTMLKSKIHRATVTQADLHYVGSCTIDEDLMDAADLLEGEQIDIVDINNGNRLTTYCIAGDRGTGVLGINGAAAHLIHPGDLVICIAYGIMDDAEARDFSPRVIFVDENNRALSEGNDPANAPNGSGLINPRHPDA comes from the coding sequence ATGCAACGGACAATGCTCAAGTCCAAGATCCACCGAGCAACTGTGACCCAGGCCGACCTCCACTACGTCGGCTCCTGCACCATCGACGAAGATCTCATGGACGCCGCCGACCTGCTCGAGGGCGAGCAGATCGACATTGTCGACATCAACAACGGCAATCGCCTCACCACGTATTGCATCGCAGGCGACCGTGGCACCGGCGTGCTCGGCATCAATGGTGCCGCCGCGCATCTTATCCACCCCGGCGACCTCGTCATCTGCATCGCATACGGAATCATGGATGACGCCGAGGCCCGCGATTTCTCGCCGCGAGTGATCTTCGTGGACGAGAACAATCGAGCGCTGTCCGAGGGGAACGACCCGGCGAACGCGCCGAACGGCTCGGGGCTGATCAACCCGCGCCATCCGGACGCGTAG